The Neurospora crassa OR74A linkage group IV, whole genome shotgun sequence genome has a segment encoding these proteins:
- the chol-1 gene encoding phosphatidylethanolamine N-methyltransferase — MSSSAADPFAARLNSDVRQRHPTASATSKNVEGTSQQKQQQQQQQSEANAAASRVKKTYGKTPDGTVFVVPTTHDMVTQLLDPREPKNLSDVAVLAIIALHFLAAYYLPWGVKRPLFAAIFMFWRLAYNVGIGYLLTIQSKYKLLVTWAKRWKLFENPATGKNPRPWLYNLLKKELETKIPQDYKFEEAPIEYNTWLTFRRVVDLILMCDFISYCLFAIVCAHKPDGEGLFMCFARWAAGITLVGFNLWVKLDAHRVVKDYAWYWGDFFYLIEQELTFDGVFELAPHPMYSIGYAGYYGISMMAASYDVLFISIIAHAAQFAFLVIVENPHIEKTYNPPQPRVRCESEAGSQLQEFASEYSVPSTTGRHDNTPLPVHNLIGLKNLDFFRITDVAIVLLCAYLAVVTMVTPNTRFYQALFVLHALAWRLWYSAGLGVILTMQSEEKMFTRHFLKYGESVGEAWRQWKGIYHLSNCLCHASFIAASYKMYEFPADWTYGWALLKHVVGLSLIALQVWTATSIYESLGEFGWFYGDFFFDSKRQLTYTSIYRFLNNPERVFGTAGLWGAALITWSRAIFLMALAGHFLTLAFLAYVEKPHMQKVYGRNLRDDAGVTKFIKRSLPPPVTEWQQSIDKVLDETKHFIDEFVDAARSRLATGSSTIVKDTSALFNKYPARLTLSKISPDLAGYDPKHYGLSLAGTRVVGTNEKATGKESPNARVLKDVKTQAFEYGAPIRVKWTAPANHSKKDWVGLYMVTDNRSREVTEVPSLGRWVPTNPGEYDTTTDQGILVWDQPVEKKSEDTDLVEGEMVFEGDKLWWTQGVFEFRYHHGGGHHVMSISEPFEIQIPKFDDEHMGVDISGEVGERAVEAALLPVIRNCLDRDPDIAPSNAEERFGGHVERDGKYARRVVYAIRHMFGIDFAPAVVLADGNVRRLAWRICHAKEVLAPFSMSHTNGRTTPVDSKFSE, encoded by the exons ATGAGCTCCTCGGCAGCAGATCCCTTTGCCGCCAGGCTCAACAGTGATGTCCGCCAACGGCATCCTACCGCATCGGCGACCAGCAAGAATGTAGAGGGCACTtcgcagcagaagcagcagcagcagcagcagcaatcaGAGGCCAATGCCGCTGCGTCAAGGGTCAAAAAGACATACGGCAAAACGCCAGATGGCACAG TCTTCGTCGTCCCCACGACCCATGACATGGTCACCCAGCTGCTCGACCCTCGCGAGCCCAAGAACTTATCAGATGTCGCCGTGCTCGCCATCATCGCTCTACACTTCCTCGCCGCTTACTACCTGCCGTGGGGTGTCAAGAGGCCTCTCTTTGCCGCCATCTTCATGTTCTGGAGATTGGCTTACAACGTCGGCATTGGTTACCTGTTGACGATTCAGTCCAAGTACAAGCTCCTGGTGACTTGGGCCAAGAGGTGGAAGCTGTTTGAGAACCCCGCGACTGGCAAGAACCCGCGCCCATGGCTTTACAATCTACTCAAGAAGGAACTCGAGACCAAGATCCCTCAGGACTACAAGTTTGAAGAAGCTCCGATCGAGTACAACACTTGGCTCACCTTCCGTCGCGTCGTCGACTTGATTCTCATGTGCGACTTCATCTCCTACTGCCTGTTCGCTATCGTCTGCGCGCACAAGCCGGACGGAGAGGGTTTGTTCATGTGCTTTGCCCGTTGGGCTGCTGGAATCACGCTGGTTGGCTTCAACCTATGGGTTAAGCTGGATGCTCATCGTGTTGTGAAGGACTATGCTTGGTACTGGGGTG ACTTCTTCTACCTCATTGAGCAGGAACTGACCTTCGACGGTGTTTTCGAGCTGGCTCCTCACCCCATGTACTCCATCGGATACGCTGGGTACTATGGTATCTCCATGATGGCCGCGAGCTACGACGTCCTGTTTATCTCCATTATCGCCCATGCCGCCCAATTCGCCTTTTTGGTAATCGTTGAGAATCCTCATATCGAGAAGACCTATAACCCGCCTCAGCCACGTGTGAGGTGCGAGTCGGAGGCTGGTAGTCAGTTGCAGGAGTTTGCTTCCGAGTACTCTGTCCCTTCCACAACCGGAAGACATGACAATACCCCGCTGCCCGTCCACAACCTCATCGGTCTCAAGAACCTCGACTTCTTCCGTATCACGGACGTTGCCATCGTGCTCCTCTGTGCTTACCTTGCTGTCGTCACTATGGTCACTCCCAACACCCGCTTTTACCAAGCCCTTTTCGTGTTGCATGCTTTGGCTTGGCGTTTGTGGTACTCTGCCGGTTTGGGAGTGATTTTGACCATGCAGTCTGAGGAGAAGATGTTCACTAGGCACTTCTTGAAGTACGGCGAGAGCGTGGGCGAGGCCTGGCGCCAGTGGAAGGGCATCTACCACCTGAGCAACTGCCTCTGCCATGCCTCCTTTATCGCTGCCTCTTACAAGATGTATGAATTTCCCGCCGATTGGACCTACGGCTGGGCGCTTCTCAAGCACGTCGTTGGCCTGAGTTTGATTGCCCTCCAGGTCTGGACCGCCACCAGCATCTACGAGTCGCTAGGCGAATTCGGATGGTTTTATGGcgatttcttcttcgacaGCAAGAGGCAGCTGACTTACACTTCTATCTACCGCTTCCTCAACAACCCCGAGCGCGTCTTTGGTACTGCTGGCTTATGGGGCGCTGCCCTGATCACCTGGTCCCgcgccatcttcctcatGGCTCTTGCCGGCCACTTTCTCACTCTTGCGTTCCTCGCGTATGTTGAGAAGCCTCACATGCAAAAGGTCTATGGCCGTAATCTGCGTGATGATGCCGGCGTCACCAAGTTCATCAAGCGTTCTCTACCTCCCCCTGTTACTGAGTGGCAGCAGAGTATCGACAAGGTCCTGGATGAGACAAAGCACTTCATCGACGAGTTCGTAGATGCTGCTCGCTCCAGACTCGCCACTGGATCATCTACCATTGTCAAGGATACTTCAGCCCTGTTCAACAAATACCCCGCTCGTCTCACTCTCAGCAAGATTTCACCCGACCTTGCGGGCTACGATCCCAAGCATTATGGTCTGTCTCTGGCTGGTACACGTGTTGTGGGCACGAATGAAAAGGCCACGGGCAAGGAAAGCCCCAACGCCCGCGTACTGAAGGACGTCAAGACCCAGGCGTTCGAGTACGGAGCCCCGATTCGCGTCAAGTGGACTGCGCCCGCCAACCACAGCAAGAAGGACTGGGTCGGTCTCTACATGGTCACGGACAATCGCTCTAGGGAGGTCACCGAGGTTCCATCTCTTGGCCGTTGGGTACCAACCAACCCTGGGGAGtacgacaccaccaccgaccagGGTATTCTCGTCTGGGACCAGCCTGTCGAGAAGAAGTCTGAGGATACAGATCTCGTCGAGGGTGAGATGGTCTTCGAGGGTGACAAGCTTTGGTGGACACAGGGTGTGTTCGAATTCCGTTACCACCACGGTGGCGGACACCACGTCATGTCCATCTCGGAGCCTTTCGAAATCCAGATTCCCAAGTTCGACGACGAGCACATGGGCGTCGATATCAGCGGAGAAGTTGGTGAGCGCGCCGTTGAGGCAGCTCTCCTGCCAGTCATCCGTAACTGCCTGGACCGCGACCCCGATATTGCGCCCAGCAATGCGGAAGAGCGTTTCGGCGGCCATGTCGAAAGGGATGGCAAGTATGCCAGGCGTGTTGTGTACGCTATTCGGCATATGTTCGGTATCGACTTTGCCCCTGCGGTTGTGCTTGCGGACGGAAACGTCCGCAGGTTGGCTTGGAGGATATGTCACGCCAAGGAAGTTCTG GCTCCATTCAGTATGTCACATACCAACGGCCGGACAACACCAGTCGATAGCAAGTTCTCTGAGTGA